A genomic region of Lagenorhynchus albirostris chromosome 18, mLagAlb1.1, whole genome shotgun sequence contains the following coding sequences:
- the SLITRK1 gene encoding SLIT and NTRK-like protein 1, with protein MLLWILLLETSLCFAAGNVTGDVCKEKICSCNEIEGDLHVDCEKKGFTSLQRFTAPTSQFYHLFLHGNSLTRLFPNEFANFYNAVSLHMENNGLHEIVPGAFLGLQLVKRLHINNNKIKSFRKQTFLGLDDLEYLQADFNLLRDIDPGAFQDLNKLEVLILNDNLISTLPANVFQYVPITHLDLRGNRLKTLPYEEVLEQIPGIAEILLEDNPWDCTCDLLSLKEWLENIPKNALIGRVVCEAPTRLQGKDLNETTEQDLCPLKNRVDSSLPAPPAQEETFAPGPLPTPFKTNGQEDHATPGSAPNGGTKIPGNWQIKIRPTAAIATGSARNKPPANGLPCPGGCSCDHIPGSGLKMNCNNRNVSSLADLKPKLSNVQELFLRDNKIHSIRKSHFVDYKNLILLDLGNNNIATVENNTFKNLLDLRWLYMDSNYLDTLSREKFAGLQNLEYLNVEYNAIQLILPGTFNAMPKLRILILNNNLLRSLPVDVFAGVSLSKLSLHNNYFMYLPVAGVLDQLTAIIQIDLHGNPWECSCTIVPFKQWAERLGSEVLMSDLKCETPVNFFRKDFMLLSNDEICPQLYARISPTLTSHSKNSTGLAETGTHSNSYLDTSRVSISVLVPGLLLVFVTSAFTVVGMLVFILRNRKRSKRRDANSSASEINSLQTVCDSSYWHNGPYNADGAHRVYDCGSHSLSD; from the coding sequence ATGCTGCTTTGGATTCTGTTGCTGGAGACGTCTCTTTGTTTTGCCGCTGGAAACGTTACAGGGGACGTTTGCAAAGAGAAGATCTGTTCCTGCAATGAGATAGAAGGGGACCTACACGTAGACTGTGAAAAAAAGGGCTTTACGAGTCTTCAGCGTTTCACCGCCCCGACTTCCCAGTTTTACCATCTATTTCTGCATGGCAATTCCCTCACTCGACTTTTCCCTAATGAGTTCGCTAACTTTTACAATGCAGTTAGTTTGCACATGGAAAATAATGGCTTGCATGAAATCGTTCCTGGGGCTTTTCTGGGGCTGCAGCTGGTGAAAAGGTTGCACATCAATAACAACAAGATCAAATCTTTTCGAAAGCAGACTTTCCTGGGGCTGGACGATCTGGAATACCTCCAGGCTGATTTTAATTTATTACGGGATATAGACCCGGGGGCCTTCCAGGACTTGAACAAGCTGGAGGTACTCATTTTAAACGACAATCTCATCAGCACCCTACCTGCcaatgtgttccaatatgtgccCATCACTCACCTCGACCTCCGGGGAAACAGGCTGAAAACGCTGCCCTACGAGGAGGTCTTGGAGCAAATCCCTGGCATTGCCGAGATCCTGCTAGAGGATAACCCATGGGACTGCACTTGTGATCTGCTATCCCTGAAAGAATGGCTCGAAAACATTCCCAAAAACGCCCTGATCGGCCGAGTAGTCTGCGAAGCCCCCACCAGACTGCAGGGCAAAGACCTCAATGAAACCACTGAACAGGACTTGTGTCCTTTGAAAAACAGAGTGGATTCTAGTCTGCCGGCTCCCCCTGCCCAAGAAGAGACCTTCGCTCCTGGCCCCCTGCCAACTCCTTTCAAGACAAATGGGCAAGAAGATCATGCCACCCCAGGGTCGGCTCCAAACGGAGGTACAAAGATCCCAGGCAACTGGCAGATCAAAATCAGACCCACGGCAGCGATAGCTACCGGCAGCGCCAGAAACAAACCCCCAGCCAACGGCTTGCCCTGCCCTGGGGGCTGCAGCTGCGACCACATCCCAGGGTCGGGTTTAAAGATGAACTGCAACAACCGGAACGTGAGCAGCTTGGCTGATTTGAAGCCCAAGCTTTCCAACGTGCAGGAGCTTTTCCTGCGAGATAACAAGATCCACAGCATCCGAAAATCGCACTTTGTGGATTACAAGAATCTCATTCTGTTGGATCTGGGCAACAATAACATCGCCACCGTAGAGAACAACACTTTTAAGAATCTTTTGGACCTCAGGTGGTTGTATATGGATAGTAACTACCTTGACACGCTGTCCCGGGAGAAATTCGCCGGGCTGCAAAACCTTGAGTACCTGAACGTGGAGTACAACGCCATCCAGCTCATCCTTCCTGGCACCTTCAATGCCATGCCCAAACTGAGGATCCTCATTCTCAACAACAACTTGCTGAGGTCCCTGCCCGTGGACGTGTTTGCTGGGGTCTCGCTCTCTAAACTCAGCCTGCACAACAATTACTTCATGTACCTTCCGGTGGCAGGGGTGCTGGACCAGTTAACCGCCATCATCCAGATAGACCTGCACGGAAAcccttgggagtgttcctgcacCATTGTCCCTTTCAAGCAATGGGCAGAACGCCTGGGTTCCGAAGTGCTGATGAGCGACCTCAAGTGCGAGACGCCAGTGAACTTCTTTAGGAAGGATTTCATGCTCCTCTCCAATGACGAGATCTGCCCCCAGCTGTACGCGAGGATCTCGCCCACGTTAACTTCGCACAGTAAAAACAGCACTGGGTTGGCGGAGACCGGGACACACTCCAACTCCTACTTAGACACCAGCAGGGTGTCCATCTCCGTGTTGGTCCCGGGACTGCTGCTGGTGTTTGTCACCTCCGCCTTCACTGTGGTGGGCATGCTCGTGTTTATCCTGAGGAATCGAAAGCGGTCTAAGAGAAGGGACGCCAACTCCTCGGCGTCCGAAATTAATTCCCTACAGACAGTCTGTGACTCTTCCTACTGGCACAATGGGCCTTACAACGCAGATGGGGCCCACAGGGTGTATGACTGTGGCTCCCACTCGCTCTCAGACTAA